The segment aaaactctCTAAAggattattgtaaatatttataaatttctttatttgtttacagTAGTAGTAGAAGTATTAGCTTAACATCAAACATACATGAAAAATGATCCAAATATAGTATATAACataaattgattaaatacaatttacacTCTTCTAAAAAAGTCATCGTTTACGATGTCTAGAATCATGAGAATTATCACGATGTGAACCGCGATGCGATGAATTGTGACCACGATAATGTTTATTACTATTGGATGAAGATGAGTTATGATGATGATGCATGGGACGTTTGTCTTGATACTTGTCCTGGTATTTATCACGTCTATTGTCTAAATATTTATCCGTGTGGCGATCACGAGAAGGTTTcctaaaaagaaacataaataaaataaataataataaatcgaCATACAAAGAAAAAGTTATAGTTACCTTTTACGATGCTTGGAATGTGGTGAACTTGAGGGTGATCTCGAATAATGCCTggattttttcttattcttagAAGGAGGTGGTGTTCGAGATCTAGAGCGCTCACGATCTCTTTCCCGTTCACGATCACGTCGTGATTTCTTATAACGATTGACAGAGTTAGAACGTGATCTTGATCTAGTACGCGATCTAGAACGTGCCGTTCTTCTAGAATCTCTAGAACGTGATCTCGATCTAGAGCGGGAATCCTTACTGGGTGATTTCTCATTCGGCAATGGTAAGGGGATAGTACGCTGTATAAAACCACCCCAAGCATTATGAGAACCATTATTACGATCTACTGCTGTTACGGCCGGGGGAGTGTTATTTTCCTTGGTCTTATTTCTCGATTCCATATAGCGTTTCTTAAGCTCCTCTACCGCTTCCTCTAATTTATCCACATTAGGTTTACCGCGAGTATACAATTCCATGACACGATAGCAAATATCTATTATATCATCTTCTGGCACCTGAAATATACCATACCAGGGATGTGGTTGTGAAGGTAAAGGTATGGAGAGTTTACGAGCACTTAGATATATACAAGCACAGGCTATGGTCTCAGGATTGTAACGCATAAAAACATCGGTACGCAGTGAATCGTTCATAAAATTCCATGACATTTGCATCAGCTGCtcgtgtttttcatattttaacacTTGAAGGTACATCACAATCAGCTTATGGGGATGCTTGACATGCACACAAAAGCCCAACTCTTTGAGAACACGACGTTCTGCTTTGATAACTTGTGTCTTAAGGTTGGTATAATATTGATCCAGTATCATAGCGGTGATTTCCCTACAAAATAAAAAGGTGGGAGGAATTGATGTATGGATATTAAACACATAAAATTTAACGCACAATGGCCAAAAATATAGGTTAACTTGCACTTGGAGTTAAATTAACATAATGAATACGAATTTTAGGTTAACAGTGATTCCAAATGATCCTTTTATAAACATCATTTGGTTAATCTATATATTTACCTaactatctatctttctatctatctatctatctatctatctatctatctatctatctatctatctatctatctatctatctatctatcttctatctatctatctatctatctatctatctatctatctatctatctatatatctatatatctatatatctatctatctatctatctatctatctatctatctatctatctatctatctatctat is part of the Lucilia cuprina isolate Lc7/37 chromosome 3, ASM2204524v1, whole genome shotgun sequence genome and harbors:
- the LOC111679459 gene encoding cyclin-L1, giving the protein MVVIEDSTKFANSSLEASVKMANILNNSAKNDATNTTTNNSSSTTTTTLENKPIFPRLYNKIVLTLENSLIPEAKLDQTPSHLDGLDAETEKDLRILGCELIQTAGILLKLPQVAMATGQVIFQRFFYSKSFVRHNMETVAMSCVCLASKIEEAPRRIRDVINVFHHIKQVRGQKEITAMILDQYYTNLKTQVIKAERRVLKELGFCVHVKHPHKLIVMYLQVLKYEKHEQLMQMSWNFMNDSLRTDVFMRYNPETIACACIYLSARKLSIPLPSQPHPWYGIFQVPEDDIIDICYRVMELYTRGKPNVDKLEEAVEELKKRYMESRNKTKENNTPPAVTAVDRNNGSHNAWGGFIQRTIPLPLPNEKSPSKDSRSRSRSRSRDSRRTARSRSRTRSRSRSNSVNRYKKSRRDRERERDRERSRSRTPPPSKNKKKSRHYSRSPSSSPHSKHRKRKPSRDRHTDKYLDNRRDKYQDKYQDKRPMHHHHNSSSSNSNKHYRGHNSSHRGSHRDNSHDSRHRKR